Within the Carassius gibelio isolate Cgi1373 ecotype wild population from Czech Republic chromosome B15, carGib1.2-hapl.c, whole genome shotgun sequence genome, the region AACATTACAGAGAACTAAACTTATTTTTGAGAAAAATGCCAAGTCtgcatctatttatatatatatatactcaaccGTTAATGAATGAACTGATTAATTTGTGGGAGTTGTGTCCCgcttgtcttctgtagagctgctttacagctgaaactGTGATAGTTATGAATTTTGCaactttaataatgttattttcctctttattttattttaaattctgtgtATGAAGCACTGTAGAAATAAACTGACCGTGTGTTTATTTCAGGATTATGAATATGAGGACGAGTACATGATGGATGAAAAACCCCATGAACACACCTTCACTGAGTCACAGTGTTAGACCGGCAACTCCTGAGTGTGCGTGaaagagtgtgcatgtgtgtgtcagtgtgtgtgtgtgtgtgtgtgtgtgtgtgtgcgtgaaagagtgtgcatgtgtgtgtcagtgtgtgtgtctgtgtgtgtgtgtgtgtgcgcgcgcaggTGTTTTTTGCGTGGATAGAGTTGAGTGCTAAGCCCCAGATGTCTTCGTGCTGATGAGACTGTTCAGATGTGTAGTTTTGATTATGACAGAAAATGAAAGACTGTTACTGTAATGACTCAGACGGCTATAAAGCGATCTGATTGGACATCAGTGAATCTGCATACAGCGTCTCCTCGGACGGTCACATGATCACTCTCCCAAGAGATTCGgccgttctgattggctgaggccCTCCATGTGTCTCTGCTTGTTACTCTGATCAAAATCTTTGTACAGATCcttttttttgtgataaatatgaaatataactcTAACATGATGAACTTTAACGTTATCACAGAGCAACATCAGCTTCTGAATCTGTCTCCGTCTGCTTCCTCTGGCATCTGCTTCATTAGAGACGGTGGTGCTGCTGATTTCAGCGATCTAATTAACCAGAAACTTTCAGTTAATGCTGAAATATGATCCTCATCATTTATACAGCAGGTTTATTCTCTATGTTTGTAAGTCGCCAAAACAGGCTCGAGTTGTGTTGTGCTTGTTCTGATGCTTTTTCTAATGTTTAAGGTCAAATATATTGTAGTattaacaaaatgaacaaaatctaaataaagaGCATTTAAATTAAACACACAAGTCTGTTTTCTGTTTAGAGGGAAAGTGAGTTTATTTTGAGAAGAATCTTCTGGTCATCATGTCACTCATCATTTATCAGTATATCTCTGCCTTTTCTGTTCATGTGAAATATGATGACGATCAAAGTTCTGCTTCTAATGGATTCATGCATTAATGATTGTGATTGGTTCATCATTCGTTCTGATTCTTCTCAAGACATTTTCCTGAACAGCTTCCTGATCCTCCAGGACTTCAGTGAGAAGCTCTGCTGAGGAGGATTTATGATGCTCTGACAAATATCTtccagccgtgtgtgtgtgtgtgtgtgtgtgtgtgtgtgtgtgtgagtcatctGGTCTGGATGTCGCTCTGgcctgttgccatggagacagagcATCGTCTGTGGGGttttgtgaacacacacacacacacacacacacacacacacacactagagggagggatggatggagtTTCTCCGTCAGCTGGAGTCAGAGGATGCCGTTTCCGTGTGGTTGCCTTGGCAACAGTTGCCGGCCTGATCGGGGGTGGAGGTGCAGATCGTTTAGGGTGTGTGATGCAGACTGAaggcatccacacacacacacacacacacaagatccgAATCAGCAAAATGCAAATGCTCTACAGTCTCTGAGGAAAGAATCTTTCCCGATCCGTCGCACTGATCACTGAGACACTGTTACAgctgtagcacacacacacacacaccttcatcaCGACACACACGGCTCGTGAATATTCATGACGACacactttatatttaacatttccaTGTGTTTATATCGTGTTGCATTAATGTCATTTACATAGTCATCACTGTGGATTATTAGATTTGTGAGTGATCGTGTCTCCTCTGCTAAACTAACCCCTGCTCTTCTCTCACACCTGAGCAGACACCACTCTTCTGCGATGGTGAGCTGGAGGAGTTTCAGAGACTAAATCTGTTTCTGTTCTGATGTCCGGGTCTTTCCTCAGCGGTGATCTGGAACAGAGGAAGAGTGTTTGACTGTGGAGTGGATGAGTGTGAGAGCGACTGAACCGGAGTCTGACTGAGCGCAGGAGAAGATGTGAGACAGTATATCCATGACATCAGGATAACCATGAAAGTGTATTTCAGTGTGTGCGTGTGATTAGCAATGGTTAGTTTCGGGGGTGTGGGGTAGAAACTGTGTATTATGTGCACATCAAACACGTGTGTATCGTGTGCACGCCAGTTTCTGTGTATAAATATgtgcaaaatacaaaaaattgaGCTTTTGATACTCATTTCATGAGACCGATCTCCACCAGAAACACACTGCAGCTCACTAATGATGTTTCTGTTCCACCGTCAGATCCATCAGTGATGATATCATCATAAAGTAGATGTGTAGGCTTTAAGACTTTTGTTTAATTGAGATCTATCGTTTAAGCTTTACATCACTATATTCCTCATCCCCTCTGAACATTATCtatggttttattgtagtaaacATGGTGTCTTTGACATATTGATTacatttgtataatataaaaaaacaaataatattctgAAGAACATTGGGAACCAAACAGTATTGGACCCCGTTGACCATCAGTGCATGGACAAACACACTGAGACTCAGAATATCTGCTTCTGTGCTCCACAGAAGATCTAGAATCAGGACGTGTGGAATGATTCTTCAGCGATCGTGCCGTCAGGATGCTGacccctgacctctgacctctgcatCTGTTGTACTGATGTCAGTTTGTGGACACATCCTTAAGTGACCAGaatcaggggcggatctagaaaaatattgatggggtggcgagaagggggcaggaatttttgaggggtggcaacatatggcagacctaatatactaatatactgaatatggtcctgaagcatagcttttattagctgacaataatcataaataaataaacattataggcaaaaatacaaatgtacttttagaaatagtttctgaaaaatatggtgttattgttttggcaagcttaaattaaaacttctatgaaaacttgtgtgatattcctttaaaataatgttttagtatatattttgttaagtattttttactaagcaatttcttacataatttctttgagttagaccaaacttttatttaattatatgtaaccagagtttctgtgttttttaatgaaGTATTACTATTAGCTAATATGAAGTATAGCATATCAAGTATGATAATATGACtctatgactctaatttattttatagtctcaagcattcagaaatcatgcaaaaggaaactaagcagttttactatgataaaaccatggtttatttctgTAAGGGTTGTGacatgcacgttttttgttgaagaaattataaaggctgtgtcatctatagcaaaaaggtgtccaaaaatgaaagatttagtgaatatttgaatgaaatgtttggtcagtagcctaaacaaggatttgattgtcctgtaagtgtaacagcagcaatcacatgccatttgtaataacatgtacataaatagtttattttgtatttgcctacattatgtattttaacagtgttattattaaccaatcattattgcctcattattttttatataatgcattttaagccattttaaaggctattgatggcttaggtctgtttttatagcaacaacaacaacaacaaaatattatattaaatagtatataaatactttgtaaattattagagtttgtgtttgagtcagttcgggagttcaaagcggattcgcgaatcatttgagtcagtttggggatcgcaaatcatttgaatcagttcggaagttcggagcgggttcgcgaatcatttgagtcagttgggggatcaaatcatttgaatcagttcgggagttcggagcgggttcgcgaatcatttgagtcagttgggggatcaaatcatttgaatcagttcgggagttcggagcgggttcgcgaatcatttcccagacagcaagcagtttcggcccaggtctggcccacatctggcccacatggatttcatgcgggccagatgtgggccagatctgggccaacactatgttgctgtctgggttgtGTCAGTTCAGGAgcttggagcgggatcgcgaatcatttgaatcagttcgggagttcggagcgggatcgcgaatcatttgagtcacttcgggagttcggagcgggatcgcgaatcatttgagtcagtttggggatcacgaatcatttgaatcagttcgggagttcgtagcgggttcgcaaataatttgaattagttcgggagttcggagcgggatcacgaatcacttgagtcagtttgggaatcgcaaatcatgtgaatcagttcggaagttctgagcgggttcgtgaatcatttgagtcagttcgggagttcggagcggcatcgcgaatcatttgagtcagtttggggatcgcaaatcatttgaatcagttcggaagttcggagcgggatcacgaatcatttgagtcaatttggggatcgcgaatcatttgaatcagttcgggagttcggagcgggatcacgaatcacgaaagattcgcgctgttaaattttcaaattggccataacctttaattcattgctgccaactggggtgggaaggctttcttttagggtggaaTTTGCATATTTATCAGCTAATGAGAATTTCTCTATAACTGATGCATTTACAACACTGCTCCTGTTTAATGCTGCAaggctgctttgacacaattcagtgtgaagctctatataaataaatgtgtgtgtgtgtgtgtgtgtgtgtttctgagatGTTGCTGTGAGGGAGAGCGCGGTGTTTGAACATGTGGGTGGTTTGACCTTCACAGACGCAGAAGAACCAGAAGAAGATGTTTGACGTCGTGAGCCGAGCGTGGGGCTCTGATGGAAGAGGAGCACATCGATTCAGAGCCGTTTCCATGTGAACCGTGCTCACAGCACAGCCTGCCTAATAATGCTCCTGCACACACAGATCTGTTAACCCTCGAGACGCCACACCCTCAGCTGTTCAGTCATTCACTCTGAGTGAGACCAgggcgcgcgcgcgtgtgtgtgtgtgagagagagagagagagagagagagagagagagagtgtgtgtgtgtgtgtgtgtgtgtgtgagagagagagtgtgtgtgtgtgagagagagagagagagagagagagagagagagagtgtgtgtgtgagagagagagagagtgtgtgtgtgtgtgtgtgtgagagagagagagagagtgtgcgtgtgtgtctgtgtgtgtgtgtgtgtgtgtgtgattgtgtgtgtgtgttggggggggtgTAGGGTGGGATTCTTCTCATTGTTGGCTGTGGCAGCGCAGACAGTGTGACTGAGGCTCAACTGTGATGAGTTTAAGCATCAGAGTCATCAGCTGTTGATACAGCCGGAGTGtgagagaacagagagagagagagagaagagaagagaagagaagagaagagaagagaagagaagagaagaagaagaagaagaagaagaagaagaagaagaagaagaagaagaagaagcagagcGAGGCGCTGAAAGGATAACACTATGCTGTGCTGTATCAGGAGAACTAAACCGGTAAATATCTGGACCCTTCACACTTGTTCTGCTGTAGATGAtgagtctgtgtctgtgtttgagaCTGCACCTGTCAGCCAGGTGTGTCCGAGTCTGATGCTCTTCATAAGAgtagtggagtgtgtgtgtgtgtgtgtgtgtgtgagacagagagagaggagatCAGGGTGTGGTGTGTGTATGAGAGGCTCTCTGAGGAGATCTGCACACTTATATTAATGTCTCACAGGAATCGTAATGATTTCTCTGGAGATGTGTTAAAGCTTTGATCGCGCTCAGGGCGGGGCTCCGGTGAACGGCTCCGGTATAAGGCAGCTTCACCGTCTCATGAAGTCACGGGCGCCGGTGTGAACGGGAGGTTTAGTGCTCTACAGAGTCAATCACATCCGCGCTGCTTTTGAGGAATCCGTGCGTTAAACACCTTGACTGTTACTCACACAAACCGCAGCTGCGACGCGTCTCTTTTGTTCTCACGCCCCACTGAGCGCGACGCGACGCGAGCAGAACGCGAGCCGAGACAGAGAAGTGtgacagacggagagagagagagagagagagggagagagggatgaGCTGCAGACTGAGGAGGATGAGAAGGGTGTGGTCCTCCTGCAGAAGCGGCTCCTCCGACTTCAGTTCAGTACAGCGACACCGAATCTGACgcgcgcgagtgtgtgtgtgtgtgtgtgtgtgtgtgtgtgtgtgtgtgtgtgcgtgtgcgagtgtgtgtgtgagtgtgtgtgtgtgtgtgtgtttgtgtgtgtgtgtgtgtcgtggggtttgtgtctgtgtgcgtgtgcgtgtgcgtgtgtgtgtgtgtgtgtgtgtgtgtgtgtgtgtgcgtgtgcgtgtgcgagtgtgtgtgtgtgtgtgtgtgtgcctgtgcgtgtgcgagtgtgtgtgtgtgtttgtgtgtgtgtgtgtcgtggggtttgtgcgtgtgtgagtgtgtgtgtgtgtgtgtgtgcgcgcgcgtgcgtgtgcgtgtgtcgTGGGGGCGGGTGGATTTAAGGTGTGGCTCCTTCCACAAAAGCTGTAAGACTGTGCTGATGTTTCCTGCATAGTTTCACATTTCTTATGATTACTGAGAAAGCATTCCATACAGTCACGTGTTCATCTATTTTACACACATTAATGTTTCCTCTGAATCAGATGAGCTCAGATCTGAAATATTTCCTTTAATGACTCCAGACTCTGAATGTGAACGTCTCTCTCGTCTCTGGGTTCTGATTCTGTGGTGGTTTCACACACCGCCGGTCACTTCAGAGCCTCTaggatttagtttttgttttagcgTGACCTTTGAACCCAGCAACCAAAACCCAGTTATGTTCCCAGCCGTGGAGCTCAGATTAAATGGTGTGTGTTGAGCTGGCGATCGGTCAAGGCTCATAAAGGTGAGTTATGACCAGGTCTTGATTGAGTCCTTCAGAAGATGACAGAAGAGAGCGGTCTCACTGCCATCAGTTACACTTTCAGCCGGCTCTGGATTGATATTTCATTTAGCGTCGTGAAGCATCATACACTGATGccagaaatattatttattaaaggttGAATGTGCTCATTGTCATAAAAATTCAATCACACTAAACATTTCTTAAGATCAGCTGATGATGTCAGGATCCGTGGTGTGAAAGTGACTCACGGGAGTGACTCACACCGAGTGACATCacactccaacacacacacacacacacacacacacacacacacacacacacacacacacacacacacacacacacacacacacacagtgtttgtaCATGAGCAACAGGTCCAGTtgagtgctgtgtgtgtgagtgtgtgtgtgtgtgtgtgtgtgtgtgtgttagacacCTGTTGACCGTCACAGCTCCATCATCAGGTGCAGAGTGAATCTTCACAGGTATCACTGTACTGGACACTCATTCAGTAAATCACATGATAaaccctgaaaacacacacagatgaagacGAATGATGCCTCATCATCTGGACGGGTCTAATTTCAGTGGGTCTGACCGCTGGAGATGTGTTTATTGACAGATATTGATCGCAGTACAGCTGAATCCACAGGTTATGAGGTTCAATATCAGAACAGGTGATGTATGCTCATATGACCGGACCGCAGCAGAATAAATCCTCATGCATTTACAGAAATGACAGCATTTTCTGCAGTCCATTTGCAGAttgcatgaataaattaaaagtgtTTCTAAATGAAATTGCCTTCATCTTGCATTTTGTCATTACTTTGGCTTCCGTTCACTGGATATTTATTTTGCGTTCATGATTACATTTTTATCTCCTTCAAGGTTCTTTTAAGTTGGATATATGAATGTCTTGTCATGCATGAAATGTCACTTTTacacttttgttttcattttatgctTGCTTTTTTTCATTAGACACATTTCAGAATTAAATTAAAAGGCCCTCTGTGGACAAACGCCTCCCTGGACGCTGATGGAGAAGGTAAATATCGAGTCTTTCTCCCTGATCCTCTGGTCATAGTCACGTCACTTCTGAGCTCTAGATCCGGATTCATTAAATCACTCTCAGTCTGAAAGCTCTAATGCTCATTCAATTACAGCATGGTAATCTTATGTCCAGATGCATGATGGGAAGTTACTTTCCTTTGGTTGCTCACTGGGGGTTTGTAGCATTAGAAACAATGCTCTTGAAAACAAAGTGTAAATATCACCTCTCTCTTCTCTGCATTTCACTCTTTCTGATAAACATGGCTCTGTATTCTGTGAATATAGTTGGCTTTGATGAATTGCCACCCTAAcgtaagttattttggataaatcAGCGTCAAATTGGATCCGTGTGTCCAGTTGTTTCTACATAACATTAGTTAGAATGGTCAGTTATCTCTATttcagcttaaagggatagttcaccccaaaatgtatattctgtcatgatttactcgccctcaagttgCAGTTCTCCCAGAAAGTGTGTGGTtccccacattcttcaaaatatcttcttttatgcttTAACAGAAAGCataactcatacaggtttggattaaattgagggtgattaaatgttgagagagttttcatttttgggtgaactatctgttTTACTAGTATCATGGTGGAGCATCAGTTTGAAGAGAATCTTGTGAGTTGAATTATCTGTATAATTAATAAGACAAATGGCTCTAAGTCACAGACACTTGGCATACGTTGGTGTTTGTGGAGTTCCTGATGGTCTTGTGTTTCTGGTCTCAGGTTGAGAAGAACGAAGAGGCCGATCAGGAGATCAAGCAGGATGGAACCAAGCCAGAAGAGAATGCCCAAAAGGCCACCACCAAGCAGAACGGTGCTGCTCCAGACGAGTCTGCTGGGACCGAAGAGGAAAAGAAGGAGCAAGTCTCTCCAACAGAGGAGAAACCAGCTGAGGTTTCTACAGAAACTGCAGAAGAGAGCAAACCAGTCGAGCAGCCCAACTCGCCTGtagctgaagccacgcccaccatCACCACTAACTCCGCCCCCTCAGACACACCCACTAAAGAGGAGGCCCAGGAGCAGCTGCAGGAGGTGGAGAAACCGAAAGAGGTGAAGAACACAGCGGGCGAGAACCCCACCCCCGATGTAAACACagaggagaaggagaagaaagaggaggaggaggaggaagccaAACAAGCTGATGTGCCTGACGCTGCCGAGAGCCAGGAGACAGACCAAATAGACAAAAAAGGTGAAACCTAAAGATCCTTAAAAGTTCTTCATAGAACCATCAGTGCCCATAAAGAACCTttcaacagttcttaaaagaaccattcttTCTTGgttggaatttttttaaataaattaaaaccaagCTTTTAGAGAATGAAAGAACCTTTGAAATtcttagccatttcaattacacaTGAACCACTCCATCATACTGATgagaaattatatttgaatatatcacCGTGTGAAATTTATAACAATGGAATGGAATTTAGTGAAATTCCTTTGAATTGGACGGCTTCTAAAAGCTTCAATGCAAATTTATGAAACCTACATATTTATTTCCAACAGAACAATTAATATtatgaaaagtatatatatatatatatatatatatatatgaaaggttTTCAGTCAAAATAAACTGCTTGTACTCTTTGTATAAACTTTCACTTTCAGATAAAAAAAGTAATCAACCTTGTTGCAGTGTTTCATCAACAGActaatattctaatattctaatattctaatattctaatattttcttTCATAGTAAAGTTCAAAGTAAAGGAAGAAATCttaaacaaaatatcaaacattttgtGTTCGGGTCATTTTGGACCCGGAAGAGATACATCaaaatttctataaaaaataaaaaaataaaataaaaaatgaaaataaataaaatgtatgtatctCTTCTGGGTCGAAACAGACCTGAATGTGTTATGAGGGTGTAGTTGGGTTTGCAGCAATGGTACAATAAACGTGCATATAAAAGCTGAAAGAAGCTAGACAGAACTTATCTGACAGATTTATCTGAGAGTGAGAGGTATGAATCCATTTGCGGTTTGCCTGAAAGCTCTTGACTGAGATGGATTCATGAGAGCAAGTGTTTCAGTAATGTACATTATCTGGACCACAGCACGTCCACTTGCGGTTCATCAGCGGTCTGTAAGAGTGTCAGGAACTGAAGCTGTTTCTTGTGGTGTTTGCAGAGACCGTCGAAGACTCCAAACCAGCAGAAGAGGCCGTTTCAGACCAGAAAGTTTAACAGATGACCAGTGAAATGTAAAATCCTAAGTAACCAACAGACTGCTCTTAATAATGAAGACggtctgtttttatgtttgtccGCTCTTTTTTGCTGTGGCAAAGATTTTCTGACGTGTGGAGGGAGTTTTCTAATGCAGATCGATCGCAGACGGACACAAGCCTCCATCTGTCCGGCTCTTTTACACT harbors:
- the LOC127972210 gene encoding neuromodulin-like isoform X2 — encoded protein: MEKVEKNEEADQEIKQDGTKPEENAQKATTKQNGAAPDESAGTEEEKKEQVSPTEEKPAEVSTETAEESKPVEQPNSPVAEATPTITTNSAPSDTPTKEEAQEQLQEVEKPKEVKNTAGENPTPDVNTEEKEKKEEEEEEAKQADVPDAAESQETDQIDKKETVEDSKPAEEAVSDQKV
- the LOC127972210 gene encoding neuromodulin-like isoform X1; its protein translation is MLCCIRRTKPVEKNEEADQEIKQDGTKPEENAQKATTKQNGAAPDESAGTEEEKKEQVSPTEEKPAEVSTETAEESKPVEQPNSPVAEATPTITTNSAPSDTPTKEEAQEQLQEVEKPKEVKNTAGENPTPDVNTEEKEKKEEEEEEAKQADVPDAAESQETDQIDKKETVEDSKPAEEAVSDQKV